A genome region from Euphorbia lathyris chromosome 4, ddEupLath1.1, whole genome shotgun sequence includes the following:
- the LOC136226610 gene encoding U-box domain-containing protein 26-like, whose translation MPGSLEPLDCSIQIPYHFRCPISLELMRDPVTVSTGQTYDRSSIESWVATGNTTCPVTRLPLSDFTVIPNHTLRRLIQDWCVANRSFGVERIPTPKQPADPGLVRSLLNQAASLSNPYQSRLSAVRRLRGLARDSDKNRLIISSLNVREVMTNLIFAESISMSSDLNHEALALLVMFPLSESECVSIASDSEKINCLANLLFHSSIEVRVNSAALIEIVVAGTKSSDLRAQISNVDDIFEGVIDMLRNPISYPRALKIGIKALFALCLVKQTRHKAVNAGAAEALIDRLADFDKCDAERALATIELLCRVAAGCAAFTEHALTVPLLVKTILKISDRATEYAAGALLALCTASELCQREAVSAGILTQLLLLVQSDCTDRAKRKAQMLLKLLRDSWPDDSSGNSDDFVCSEVVPF comes from the coding sequence atgcctggaagtTTAGAGCCTTTGGATTGCAGTATTCAAATACCTTACCATTTCAGATGCCCAATCTCACTTGAATTGATGCGTGACCCGGTTACCGTTTCCACCGGTCAGACTTACGATCGCTCCAGCATTGAATCCTGGGTTGCTACCGGTAATACTACTTGTCCGGTCACGCGGCTCCCGCTTTCCGACTTCACTGTCATCCCTAACCATACTCTTCGCCGGTTAATCCAGGATTGGTGTGTCGCGAATCGTTCTTTTGGTGTTGAACGGATTCCGACTCCGAAACAACCTGCTGACCCTGGATTGGTTCGTTCTTTGTTGAACCAAGCTGCTTCTCTTTCGAATCCTTACCAGTCGAGGCTCTCTGCTGTTCGTCGGCTCAGAGGACTCGCTCGTGACTCGGATAAGAATCGTTTGATTATTTCTTCTCTAAACGTTCGTGAAGTAATGACCAATCTTATCTTTGCTGAGTCGATTTCGATGTCGTCGGATTTGAACCACGAGGCGTTGGCGCTGCTGGTTATGTTTCCTTTGAGTGAATCGGAGTGCGTATCCATAGCTTCCGACTCGGAGAAGATTAATTGTTTGGCGAATCTGTTGTTTCATTCCTCAATTGAAGTCCGAGTTAACTCGGCTGCGCTGATTGAGATTGTGGTTGCCGGAACAAAATCGTCAGATCTTCGCGCTCAAATCAGTAACGTAGACGATATCTTCGAAGGAGTTATAGATATGCTACGAAATCCAATCTCATATCCTCGCGCTCTCAAGATTGGAATCAAAGCGCTATTTGCTCTGTGTCTCGTTAAGCAAACGAGACACAAGGCTGTTAACGCCGGCGCGGCAGAGGCGTTAATCGACAGACTGGCGGATTTTGACAAATGCGACGCGGAGAGAGCACTGGCGACGATTGAGCTGTTGTGCAGAGTGGCAGCCGGATGCGCGGCGTTTACAGAGCATGCGTTAACCGTGCCGCTGCTGGTAAAAACGATACTGAAGATATCGGACCGGGCGACGGAATACGCGGCGGGAGCGCTACTGGCGCTTTGTACGGCGTCGGAGCTGTGCCAAAGAGAGGCGGTGAGCGCCGGGATATTGACGCAGTTGTTACTTCTGGTGCAGAGTGATTGTACGGACAGGGCAAAAAGGAAGGCGCAGATGTTGCTGAAATTGCTCCGGGACTCTTGGCCCGATGACTCTTCCGGCAATTCGGATGATTTTGTTTGCAGTGAAGTCGTTCCTTTCTGA
- the LOC136227720 gene encoding transcription factor bHLH95, whose translation MSKESFLWGNQTWSDLCNSTHQTTSPKHTQVDQESSQEPAAVAAAAEVKNSKKNGKGSRDGNKEEKGSESDHEIHIWTERERRKKMRNMFSNLHELLPQLPPKADKSTIVDEAVNYIKTLEKTLKDLEKQKLERGKEPKVIPESREAFLADQGSSNSSNNVGTTSTRSLNLASIQGFPVMFQTWTSSNVVLNICGDEAQISVCSSKKPGLFTAICYVLEKYNIEMLSAHVSSDSSQCFYMIQAYHHVNGDSNQFAEAIPVEEIYRQAANEIISWISS comes from the exons ATGTCTAAAGAAAGCTTCTTATGGGGAAACCAAACATGGTCTGATCTTTGCAATTCAACCCACCAAACTACCTCACCAAAACACACTCAAGTAGACCAAGAGAGTAGTCAAGAACCGGCCGCGGTGGCCGCGGCCGCGGAAGTTAAGAACAGCAAGAAAAATGGTAAAGGAAGTAGAGATGGTaacaaagaagaaaaaggaagtgAATCGGATCATGAAATTCATATATGGACTGAAAGAGAAAGGAGAAAAAAGATGAGAAACATGTTCTCTAATCTTCATGAATTGCTTCCTCAACTCCCTCCTAAG GCGGACAAATCTACCATTGTCGACGAGGCAGTAAACTACATAAAAACCCTAGAAAAAACCCTAAAAGACCTTGAGAAACAGAAGCTAGAAAGGGGAAAAGAACCCAAGGTTATTCCTGAATCAAGGGAGGCATTTTTAGCTGATCAAGGTTCATCTAATAGTTCCAATAATGTGGGAACTACATCTACTAGATCCTTAAATTTAGCTTCAATTCAGGGGTTTCCTGTGATGTTTCAGACATGGACATCTTCTAATGTTGTGTTGAACATTTGTGGGGATGAAGCTCAGATTAGTGTTTGTTCTTCAAAGAAGCCTGGTCTGTTTACTGCTATCTGTTATGTTTTGGAGAAATATAACATAGAGATGTTGTCTGCTCATGTTTCTTCTGATTCCAGTCAGTGCTTTTACATGATTCAAGCTTATCATCAT GTAAATGGAGATTCTAATCAGTTTGCAGAGGCAATTCCAGTGGAAGAAATATATAGACAAGCTGCAAATGAGATAATTAGTTGGATTTCTTCATGA